The Pan paniscus chromosome 1, NHGRI_mPanPan1-v2.0_pri, whole genome shotgun sequence genome has a segment encoding these proteins:
- the MTHFR gene encoding methylenetetrahydrofolate reductase (NADPH) isoform X1: MDHRKARVLPAGHYCPSLGIWASQVGSVRSSVPPSISRNPAMVNEARGNSSLNPCLEGSASSGSESSKNSSRCSTPGLDPERHERLREKMRRRLESGDKWFSLEFFPPRTAEGAVNLISRFDRMAAGGPLYIDVTWHPAGDPGSDKETSSMMIASTAVNYCGLETILHMTCCRQRLEEITGHLHKAKQLGLKNIMALRGDPIGDQWEEEEGGFNYAVDLVKHIRSEFGDYFDICVAGYPKGHPEAGSFEADLKHLKEKVSAGADFIITQLFFEADTFFRFVKACTDMGITCPIVPGIFPIQGYHSLRQLVKLSKLEVPQEIKDVIEPIKDNDAAIRNYGIELAVSLCQELLASGLVPGLHFYTLNREMATTEVLKRLGMWTEDPRRPLPWALSAHPKRREEDVRPIFWASRPKSYIYRTQEWDEFPNGRWGNSSSPAFGELKDYYLFYLKSKSPKEELLKMWGEELTSEESVFEVFVLYLSGEPNRNGHKVTCLPWNDEPLAAETSLLKEELLRVNRQGILTINSQPNINGKPSSDPIVGWGPSGGYVFQKAYLEFFTSRETAEALLQVLKKYELRVNYHLVNVKGENITNAPELQPNAVTWGIFPGREIIQPTVVDPVSFMFWKDEAFALWIERWGKLYEEESPSRTIIQYIHDNYFLVNLVDNDFPLDNCLWQVVEDTLELVNRPTQNARETEAP; encoded by the exons ATGGACCATCGAAAAGCCAGGGTCCTCCCAGCTGGGCACTACTGCCCCTCGCTAGGAATATGGGCCTCGCAGGTCGGCAGCGTGAGGTCCTCTGTGCCACCTTCCATCAG TAGGAACCCAGCCATGGTGAACGAAGCCAGAGGAAACAGCAGCCTCAACCCCTGCTTGGAGGGCAGTGCCAGCAGTGGCAGTGAGAGCTCCAAAAATAGTTCGAGATGTTCCACCCCGGGCCTGGACCCCGAGCGGCATGAGAGACTCCGGGAGAAGATGAGGCGGCGATTGGAATCTGGTGACAAGTGGTTCTCCCTGGAATTCTTCCCTCCTCGAACTGCTGAGGGAGCTGTCAATCTCATCTCAAG GTTTGACCGGATGGCAGCAGGCGGCCCCCTCTACATAGACGTGACCTGGCACCCAGCAGGTGACCCTGGCTCAGACAAGGAGACCTCCTCCATGATGATCGCCAGCACCGCTGTGAACTACTGTGGCCTGGAGACCATCCTGCACATGACCTGCTGCCGTCAGCGCCTGGAGGAGATCACGGGCCACCTGCACAAAGCTAAGCAGCTGGGCCTGAAGAACATCATGGCgctgcggggag ACCCAATAGGTGACcagtgggaagaggaggagggaggcttCAACTACGCAGTGGACCTGGTGAAGCACATCCGAAGTGAGTTTGGTGACTACTTTGACATCTGTGTGGCAG GTTACCCCAAAGGCCACCCCGAAGCAGGGAGCTTTGAGGCTGACCTGAAGCACTTGAAGGAGAAGGTGTCTGCGGGAGCCGATTTCATCATCACGCAGCTTTTCTTTGAGGCTGACACATTCTTCCGCTTTGTGAAGGCATGCACCGACATGGGCATCACTTGCCCCATCGTCCCCGGGATCTTTCCCATCCAG GGCTACCACTCCCTTCGGCAGCTTGTGAAGCTGTCCAAGCTGGAGGTGCCACAGGAGATCAAGGATGTGATTGAGCCAATCAAAGACAACGATGCTGCCATCCGCAACTATGGCATCGAGCTGGCCGTGAGCCTGTGCCAGGAGCTTCTGGCCAGTGGCTTGGTGCCAGGCCTCCACTTCTACACCCTCAACCGCGAGATGGCTACCACAGAGGTGCTGAAGCGCCTGGGGATGTGGACTGAGGACCCCAG GCGTCCCCTACCCTGGGCTCTCAGCGCCCACCCCAAGCGCCGAGAGGAAGATGTACGTCCCATCTTCTGGGCCTCCAGACCAAAGAGTTACATCTACCGTACCCAGGAGTGGGACGAGTTCCCTAACGGCCGCTG GGGCAATTCCTCTTCCCCTGCCTTTGGGGAGCTGAAGGACTACTACCTCTTCTACCTGAAGAGCAAGTCCCCCAAGGAGGAGCTGCTGAAGATGTGGGGGGAGGAGCTGACCAGTGAAGAAAGTGTCTTTGAAGTCTTTGTTCTTTACCTCTCGGGAGAACCAAACCGGAATGGTCACAAA GTGACTTGCCTGCCCTGGAACGATGAGCCCCTGGCGGCCGAGACCAGCCTGCTGAAGGAGGAGCTGCTGCGGGTGAACCGCCAGGGCATCCTCACCATCAACTCACAGCCCAACATCAACGGGAAGCCGTCCTCTGACCCCATCGTGGGCTGGGGCCCCAGCGGGGGCTATGTCTTCCAGAAG GCCTACTTAGAGTTTTTCACTTCCCGCGAGACAGCGGAAGCGCTTCTGCAAGTGCTGAAGAAGTACGAGCTCCGGGTTAATTACCACCTTGTCAATGTGAAG GGTGAAAACATCACCAATGCCCCTGAACTGCAGCCGAATGCTGTCACTTGGGGCATCTTCCCTGGGCGAGAGATCATCCAGCCCACCGTAGTGGATCCCGTCAGCTTCATGTTCTGGAAG gaCGAGGCCTTTGCCCTGTGGATTGAGCGGTGGGGAAAGCTGTATGAGGAGGAGTCCCCGTCCCGCACCATCATCCAGTACATCCACGACAACTACTTCCTGGTCAACCTGGTGGACAATGACTTCCCACTGGACAACTGCCTCTGGCAGGTGGTGGAAGACACACTGGAGCTTGTCAACAGGCCCACCCAGAATGCGAGAGAGACGGAGGCTCCATGA
- the MTHFR gene encoding methylenetetrahydrofolate reductase (NADPH) isoform X2 — protein sequence MDHRKARVLPAGHYCPSLGIWASQVGSVRSSVPPSIRNPAMVNEARGNSSLNPCLEGSASSGSESSKNSSRCSTPGLDPERHERLREKMRRRLESGDKWFSLEFFPPRTAEGAVNLISRFDRMAAGGPLYIDVTWHPAGDPGSDKETSSMMIASTAVNYCGLETILHMTCCRQRLEEITGHLHKAKQLGLKNIMALRGDPIGDQWEEEEGGFNYAVDLVKHIRSEFGDYFDICVAGYPKGHPEAGSFEADLKHLKEKVSAGADFIITQLFFEADTFFRFVKACTDMGITCPIVPGIFPIQGYHSLRQLVKLSKLEVPQEIKDVIEPIKDNDAAIRNYGIELAVSLCQELLASGLVPGLHFYTLNREMATTEVLKRLGMWTEDPRRPLPWALSAHPKRREEDVRPIFWASRPKSYIYRTQEWDEFPNGRWGNSSSPAFGELKDYYLFYLKSKSPKEELLKMWGEELTSEESVFEVFVLYLSGEPNRNGHKVTCLPWNDEPLAAETSLLKEELLRVNRQGILTINSQPNINGKPSSDPIVGWGPSGGYVFQKAYLEFFTSRETAEALLQVLKKYELRVNYHLVNVKGENITNAPELQPNAVTWGIFPGREIIQPTVVDPVSFMFWKDEAFALWIERWGKLYEEESPSRTIIQYIHDNYFLVNLVDNDFPLDNCLWQVVEDTLELVNRPTQNARETEAP from the exons ATGGACCATCGAAAAGCCAGGGTCCTCCCAGCTGGGCACTACTGCCCCTCGCTAGGAATATGGGCCTCGCAGGTCGGCAGCGTGAGGTCCTCTGTGCCACCTTCCATCAG GAACCCAGCCATGGTGAACGAAGCCAGAGGAAACAGCAGCCTCAACCCCTGCTTGGAGGGCAGTGCCAGCAGTGGCAGTGAGAGCTCCAAAAATAGTTCGAGATGTTCCACCCCGGGCCTGGACCCCGAGCGGCATGAGAGACTCCGGGAGAAGATGAGGCGGCGATTGGAATCTGGTGACAAGTGGTTCTCCCTGGAATTCTTCCCTCCTCGAACTGCTGAGGGAGCTGTCAATCTCATCTCAAG GTTTGACCGGATGGCAGCAGGCGGCCCCCTCTACATAGACGTGACCTGGCACCCAGCAGGTGACCCTGGCTCAGACAAGGAGACCTCCTCCATGATGATCGCCAGCACCGCTGTGAACTACTGTGGCCTGGAGACCATCCTGCACATGACCTGCTGCCGTCAGCGCCTGGAGGAGATCACGGGCCACCTGCACAAAGCTAAGCAGCTGGGCCTGAAGAACATCATGGCgctgcggggag ACCCAATAGGTGACcagtgggaagaggaggagggaggcttCAACTACGCAGTGGACCTGGTGAAGCACATCCGAAGTGAGTTTGGTGACTACTTTGACATCTGTGTGGCAG GTTACCCCAAAGGCCACCCCGAAGCAGGGAGCTTTGAGGCTGACCTGAAGCACTTGAAGGAGAAGGTGTCTGCGGGAGCCGATTTCATCATCACGCAGCTTTTCTTTGAGGCTGACACATTCTTCCGCTTTGTGAAGGCATGCACCGACATGGGCATCACTTGCCCCATCGTCCCCGGGATCTTTCCCATCCAG GGCTACCACTCCCTTCGGCAGCTTGTGAAGCTGTCCAAGCTGGAGGTGCCACAGGAGATCAAGGATGTGATTGAGCCAATCAAAGACAACGATGCTGCCATCCGCAACTATGGCATCGAGCTGGCCGTGAGCCTGTGCCAGGAGCTTCTGGCCAGTGGCTTGGTGCCAGGCCTCCACTTCTACACCCTCAACCGCGAGATGGCTACCACAGAGGTGCTGAAGCGCCTGGGGATGTGGACTGAGGACCCCAG GCGTCCCCTACCCTGGGCTCTCAGCGCCCACCCCAAGCGCCGAGAGGAAGATGTACGTCCCATCTTCTGGGCCTCCAGACCAAAGAGTTACATCTACCGTACCCAGGAGTGGGACGAGTTCCCTAACGGCCGCTG GGGCAATTCCTCTTCCCCTGCCTTTGGGGAGCTGAAGGACTACTACCTCTTCTACCTGAAGAGCAAGTCCCCCAAGGAGGAGCTGCTGAAGATGTGGGGGGAGGAGCTGACCAGTGAAGAAAGTGTCTTTGAAGTCTTTGTTCTTTACCTCTCGGGAGAACCAAACCGGAATGGTCACAAA GTGACTTGCCTGCCCTGGAACGATGAGCCCCTGGCGGCCGAGACCAGCCTGCTGAAGGAGGAGCTGCTGCGGGTGAACCGCCAGGGCATCCTCACCATCAACTCACAGCCCAACATCAACGGGAAGCCGTCCTCTGACCCCATCGTGGGCTGGGGCCCCAGCGGGGGCTATGTCTTCCAGAAG GCCTACTTAGAGTTTTTCACTTCCCGCGAGACAGCGGAAGCGCTTCTGCAAGTGCTGAAGAAGTACGAGCTCCGGGTTAATTACCACCTTGTCAATGTGAAG GGTGAAAACATCACCAATGCCCCTGAACTGCAGCCGAATGCTGTCACTTGGGGCATCTTCCCTGGGCGAGAGATCATCCAGCCCACCGTAGTGGATCCCGTCAGCTTCATGTTCTGGAAG gaCGAGGCCTTTGCCCTGTGGATTGAGCGGTGGGGAAAGCTGTATGAGGAGGAGTCCCCGTCCCGCACCATCATCCAGTACATCCACGACAACTACTTCCTGGTCAACCTGGTGGACAATGACTTCCCACTGGACAACTGCCTCTGGCAGGTGGTGGAAGACACACTGGAGCTTGTCAACAGGCCCACCCAGAATGCGAGAGAGACGGAGGCTCCATGA
- the MTHFR gene encoding methylenetetrahydrofolate reductase (NADPH) isoform X3 — protein MVNEARGNSSLNPCLEGSASSGSESSKNSSRCSTPGLDPERHERLREKMRRRLESGDKWFSLEFFPPRTAEGAVNLISRFDRMAAGGPLYIDVTWHPAGDPGSDKETSSMMIASTAVNYCGLETILHMTCCRQRLEEITGHLHKAKQLGLKNIMALRGDPIGDQWEEEEGGFNYAVDLVKHIRSEFGDYFDICVAGYPKGHPEAGSFEADLKHLKEKVSAGADFIITQLFFEADTFFRFVKACTDMGITCPIVPGIFPIQGYHSLRQLVKLSKLEVPQEIKDVIEPIKDNDAAIRNYGIELAVSLCQELLASGLVPGLHFYTLNREMATTEVLKRLGMWTEDPRRPLPWALSAHPKRREEDVRPIFWASRPKSYIYRTQEWDEFPNGRWGNSSSPAFGELKDYYLFYLKSKSPKEELLKMWGEELTSEESVFEVFVLYLSGEPNRNGHKVTCLPWNDEPLAAETSLLKEELLRVNRQGILTINSQPNINGKPSSDPIVGWGPSGGYVFQKAYLEFFTSRETAEALLQVLKKYELRVNYHLVNVKGENITNAPELQPNAVTWGIFPGREIIQPTVVDPVSFMFWKDEAFALWIERWGKLYEEESPSRTIIQYIHDNYFLVNLVDNDFPLDNCLWQVVEDTLELVNRPTQNARETEAP, from the exons ATGGTGAACGAAGCCAGAGGAAACAGCAGCCTCAACCCCTGCTTGGAGGGCAGTGCCAGCAGTGGCAGTGAGAGCTCCAAAAATAGTTCGAGATGTTCCACCCCGGGCCTGGACCCCGAGCGGCATGAGAGACTCCGGGAGAAGATGAGGCGGCGATTGGAATCTGGTGACAAGTGGTTCTCCCTGGAATTCTTCCCTCCTCGAACTGCTGAGGGAGCTGTCAATCTCATCTCAAG GTTTGACCGGATGGCAGCAGGCGGCCCCCTCTACATAGACGTGACCTGGCACCCAGCAGGTGACCCTGGCTCAGACAAGGAGACCTCCTCCATGATGATCGCCAGCACCGCTGTGAACTACTGTGGCCTGGAGACCATCCTGCACATGACCTGCTGCCGTCAGCGCCTGGAGGAGATCACGGGCCACCTGCACAAAGCTAAGCAGCTGGGCCTGAAGAACATCATGGCgctgcggggag ACCCAATAGGTGACcagtgggaagaggaggagggaggcttCAACTACGCAGTGGACCTGGTGAAGCACATCCGAAGTGAGTTTGGTGACTACTTTGACATCTGTGTGGCAG GTTACCCCAAAGGCCACCCCGAAGCAGGGAGCTTTGAGGCTGACCTGAAGCACTTGAAGGAGAAGGTGTCTGCGGGAGCCGATTTCATCATCACGCAGCTTTTCTTTGAGGCTGACACATTCTTCCGCTTTGTGAAGGCATGCACCGACATGGGCATCACTTGCCCCATCGTCCCCGGGATCTTTCCCATCCAG GGCTACCACTCCCTTCGGCAGCTTGTGAAGCTGTCCAAGCTGGAGGTGCCACAGGAGATCAAGGATGTGATTGAGCCAATCAAAGACAACGATGCTGCCATCCGCAACTATGGCATCGAGCTGGCCGTGAGCCTGTGCCAGGAGCTTCTGGCCAGTGGCTTGGTGCCAGGCCTCCACTTCTACACCCTCAACCGCGAGATGGCTACCACAGAGGTGCTGAAGCGCCTGGGGATGTGGACTGAGGACCCCAG GCGTCCCCTACCCTGGGCTCTCAGCGCCCACCCCAAGCGCCGAGAGGAAGATGTACGTCCCATCTTCTGGGCCTCCAGACCAAAGAGTTACATCTACCGTACCCAGGAGTGGGACGAGTTCCCTAACGGCCGCTG GGGCAATTCCTCTTCCCCTGCCTTTGGGGAGCTGAAGGACTACTACCTCTTCTACCTGAAGAGCAAGTCCCCCAAGGAGGAGCTGCTGAAGATGTGGGGGGAGGAGCTGACCAGTGAAGAAAGTGTCTTTGAAGTCTTTGTTCTTTACCTCTCGGGAGAACCAAACCGGAATGGTCACAAA GTGACTTGCCTGCCCTGGAACGATGAGCCCCTGGCGGCCGAGACCAGCCTGCTGAAGGAGGAGCTGCTGCGGGTGAACCGCCAGGGCATCCTCACCATCAACTCACAGCCCAACATCAACGGGAAGCCGTCCTCTGACCCCATCGTGGGCTGGGGCCCCAGCGGGGGCTATGTCTTCCAGAAG GCCTACTTAGAGTTTTTCACTTCCCGCGAGACAGCGGAAGCGCTTCTGCAAGTGCTGAAGAAGTACGAGCTCCGGGTTAATTACCACCTTGTCAATGTGAAG GGTGAAAACATCACCAATGCCCCTGAACTGCAGCCGAATGCTGTCACTTGGGGCATCTTCCCTGGGCGAGAGATCATCCAGCCCACCGTAGTGGATCCCGTCAGCTTCATGTTCTGGAAG gaCGAGGCCTTTGCCCTGTGGATTGAGCGGTGGGGAAAGCTGTATGAGGAGGAGTCCCCGTCCCGCACCATCATCCAGTACATCCACGACAACTACTTCCTGGTCAACCTGGTGGACAATGACTTCCCACTGGACAACTGCCTCTGGCAGGTGGTGGAAGACACACTGGAGCTTGTCAACAGGCCCACCCAGAATGCGAGAGAGACGGAGGCTCCATGA